A stretch of Halomonas elongata DSM 2581 DNA encodes these proteins:
- a CDS encoding electron transfer flavoprotein-ubiquinone oxidoreductase, with the protein MTEHVERDSMEVDVVIVGAGPSGLAAACRLMQQANEAEQELTVCVVEKGSEVGAHILSGAVFEPRALDELFPDWAERGAPLTTPAVRDELYLLRDAEKAQKLPNALVPKSMHNTGGDITRYVISAGNLCRWLAEQAEELGVEIFPGFAAQEMIVDEDETVRGIIVGDMGVAADGTPKDSHMPGMELRAKYTLFAEGSRGHLGKRLIERFKLDEGKDPQHYGIGLKELWDVPAEQHEPGLVLHGSGWPLDKHTHGGWFLYHAENQQVVVGLIMDLAYQNPWLSPFDEFQRMKHHPVLKPYLEGGSRVAYGARAITKGGINCLPKMTFPGGLLIGCDAGTLNFAKIKGLHTAMKSGMVAAETVFEALASGDEGGTELAAFTDKWQASWACKELEESASFGPAIHKYGTVGGGAYNFLDQLVGGKLPRVHDTTPDHATLKPAAECEKIEYPRPDGKLSFDKASSVFLSNTNHEEDQPCHLKLDDPDLPIRDNLPEYAEPAQRYCPAGVYEVVEGDDGKPQFQINFQNCVHCKTCDIKDPAQNITWVAPEGGGGPNYPNM; encoded by the coding sequence ATGACAGAACACGTAGAGCGCGACAGCATGGAAGTCGACGTGGTGATCGTCGGCGCCGGTCCGTCCGGGCTTGCCGCGGCCTGCCGGCTGATGCAACAGGCCAACGAGGCCGAACAGGAACTGACCGTGTGCGTGGTCGAGAAAGGCTCAGAGGTCGGCGCCCACATCCTTTCCGGTGCCGTCTTCGAACCCCGTGCCCTGGATGAGCTCTTCCCCGACTGGGCCGAGCGTGGCGCGCCCCTGACCACCCCTGCCGTGCGCGACGAGCTCTACCTGCTCCGCGATGCCGAGAAGGCCCAGAAGCTGCCCAATGCCCTGGTGCCCAAGAGCATGCACAACACCGGCGGCGACATCACCCGCTACGTGATCAGCGCCGGCAACCTGTGCCGCTGGCTCGCCGAGCAGGCCGAGGAACTCGGCGTCGAGATCTTCCCCGGCTTCGCCGCCCAGGAAATGATCGTCGACGAGGACGAGACGGTGCGCGGGATCATCGTCGGCGACATGGGCGTGGCCGCCGACGGCACCCCGAAGGACAGCCACATGCCGGGCATGGAGCTGCGCGCCAAGTACACGCTGTTCGCCGAGGGCTCGCGCGGCCATCTCGGCAAGCGCCTGATCGAGCGTTTCAAGCTCGATGAGGGCAAGGACCCGCAACACTACGGCATCGGCCTCAAGGAACTCTGGGACGTGCCCGCCGAACAGCATGAGCCCGGCCTGGTCCTGCACGGTTCCGGCTGGCCGCTGGACAAGCACACCCATGGCGGCTGGTTTCTCTACCATGCCGAGAACCAGCAGGTGGTGGTCGGCCTGATCATGGATCTAGCCTACCAGAATCCCTGGCTGTCGCCCTTCGACGAATTCCAGCGCATGAAGCACCATCCGGTGCTCAAGCCCTACCTCGAGGGCGGTTCGCGCGTCGCCTATGGCGCCCGCGCCATCACCAAGGGCGGCATCAACTGCCTGCCGAAGATGACCTTCCCCGGCGGCCTGTTGATCGGCTGTGATGCCGGCACCCTGAACTTCGCCAAGATCAAGGGCCTGCACACCGCCATGAAATCCGGCATGGTGGCCGCCGAGACGGTCTTCGAGGCGCTGGCGAGCGGCGACGAGGGAGGCACCGAACTGGCCGCCTTCACCGACAAGTGGCAAGCCAGCTGGGCCTGCAAGGAACTCGAGGAAAGCGCCAGCTTCGGCCCGGCGATCCACAAGTACGGCACCGTGGGCGGCGGCGCCTACAACTTCCTCGACCAGCTGGTCGGCGGCAAGCTGCCTCGGGTGCACGACACCACGCCGGACCATGCCACGCTCAAGCCGGCGGCCGAGTGCGAGAAGATCGAGTACCCCAGGCCCGACGGCAAGCTGTCCTTCGACAAGGCCTCCTCGGTGTTTCTCTCCAACACCAATCATGAGGAAGACCAGCCCTGCCATCTCAAGCTCGACGATCCGGACCTGCCGATTCGCGACAACCTGCCCGAATACGCCGAGCCGGCCCAGCGCTATTGCCCGGCGGGCGTCTACGAGGTGGTCGAAGGCGACGACGGCAAGCCGCAGTTCCAGATCAACTTCCAGAACTGCGTGCACTGCAAGACCTGCGATATCAAGGACCCGGCCCAGAACATCACCTGGGTGGCACCGGAGGGTGGCGGCGGCCCCAACTATCCGAACATGTGA
- a CDS encoding glutaredoxin family protein: MIQLTLYTTSGCHLCEALEAWLGRLANEELRLARVEVAEDEALVAAYGTRLPVLADAAGCELDGGHEPERLAAWLADRDWLDAAAWREITQPPDGGGERRRGAVMRQGRRYLGG, encoded by the coding sequence ATGATCCAGCTGACCCTGTATACCACGAGTGGCTGCCATCTCTGCGAGGCGCTGGAGGCCTGGTTGGGTCGCCTGGCCAACGAGGAGCTACGACTCGCTCGCGTGGAAGTGGCCGAGGATGAAGCGCTGGTGGCGGCCTACGGGACGCGGCTTCCGGTCCTGGCGGATGCGGCGGGTTGCGAACTGGACGGCGGCCACGAGCCCGAGCGTCTTGCCGCCTGGCTGGCCGACAGGGATTGGCTGGATGCGGCGGCGTGGCGCGAGATCACGCAGCCGCCGGACGGCGGGGGAGAGCGACGACGAGGTGCGGTCATGCGCCAGGGACGCCGTTATCTCGGAGGATGA
- the rlmKL gene encoding bifunctional 23S rRNA (guanine(2069)-N(7))-methyltransferase RlmK/23S rRNA (guanine(2445)-N(2))-methyltransferase RlmL yields MIDRRSTAPGAYLATCPKGLEALLSDELAALGAEPTKTTVAGVYFQAELVTAYRACLWSRLANRVVRCLIQEDGVETPERLREASAGVDWQAHLAVGSTLAVDFHGRSDAIRHTRFGAQTVKDGVVERLQADGCARPRVDPQAPDLRLYANLHRGRLTLGIDLSGESLHRRGYRRGTGHAPLKENLAAALLIRAGWPAMAREGAPLVDPLCGAGTLLIEAAMMAADMAPNLQRERFGFHGWVGHDEASWRELKREAEARASIGRKRCRNRLFGFDRSPPALAAAKSNAMRAGIPALIELTGGALGELERPGGLDEAPPGLIITNPPYGERLGELPELVELYAQLGERARAAFPGWRLALFTANPDLGHRTGLRAHKQYSLKNGPLDARLLLMDIPSGTDEEKGEATSKPSRSEGAQMFANRLLKNRKRLNKWLKRSGESCYRLYDADMPEYALAIDVYGDRVHVQEYAPPRSVDPGQAQKRLHEALGVIPEVLGVEPSQVVIKQRQRQSGRAQYQRQDTSGERFEVREGRARLWVNLRDYLDTGLFLDHRPVRRLLAELAEGKRFLNLFCYTAAATVQAALGQDEGRGASDSVSVDLSNTYLDWARENFRLNRLDPSRHRVVRDDCFHWLETAGSEFDVIFLDPPTFSNSKKMTDTLDVQRDHGRLVRLAMARLAPGGTLVFSNNQRRFKLDADLAEAFVVEDISAKTFDPDFKRRPDLHHCFLIRHRDGEEA; encoded by the coding sequence ATGATCGATAGACGATCCACCGCCCCCGGGGCGTATCTGGCTACCTGCCCCAAGGGGCTCGAAGCGTTGTTGTCCGATGAGCTGGCCGCGCTCGGCGCCGAGCCGACCAAGACGACGGTGGCCGGTGTGTACTTCCAGGCCGAGCTGGTCACGGCGTATCGCGCTTGCTTGTGGTCGCGACTGGCCAATCGCGTGGTGCGTTGCCTGATCCAGGAGGACGGTGTAGAGACCCCGGAACGGCTGCGTGAGGCCAGCGCAGGTGTCGACTGGCAGGCTCACCTGGCCGTCGGCTCGACCCTGGCGGTGGACTTCCATGGGCGCAGCGATGCCATCCGCCACACGCGCTTCGGGGCCCAGACCGTCAAGGATGGTGTGGTCGAGCGACTGCAGGCCGATGGCTGCGCGCGACCCCGGGTCGACCCTCAGGCGCCCGACCTGCGTCTTTACGCGAACCTGCATCGCGGTCGTCTTACGCTGGGGATCGACCTGTCGGGCGAGAGCCTGCATCGGCGCGGCTATCGACGCGGCACGGGACACGCACCGCTCAAGGAGAACCTGGCGGCGGCCCTGCTGATTCGTGCCGGCTGGCCGGCGATGGCCCGGGAGGGAGCTCCGCTCGTCGATCCCCTGTGTGGCGCTGGCACCCTGTTGATCGAGGCCGCGATGATGGCCGCTGACATGGCGCCCAACCTGCAGCGCGAACGTTTCGGCTTTCATGGCTGGGTCGGTCATGATGAGGCCAGCTGGCGCGAACTCAAGCGCGAGGCCGAGGCCCGGGCGAGCATCGGCCGCAAGCGTTGCCGCAACCGGTTGTTCGGTTTCGATCGCAGTCCGCCGGCACTGGCGGCGGCCAAGTCCAACGCCATGCGGGCGGGGATTCCGGCCTTGATCGAGCTGACCGGGGGCGCGCTCGGTGAGCTCGAGCGTCCCGGAGGGCTGGATGAGGCGCCCCCGGGCCTGATCATCACCAACCCCCCTTATGGCGAACGGCTGGGCGAACTGCCGGAACTCGTCGAGCTGTACGCCCAACTGGGCGAGCGGGCCCGTGCGGCCTTCCCGGGCTGGCGCCTGGCGCTGTTCACCGCCAATCCCGACCTCGGTCATCGCACGGGGCTGCGTGCCCACAAGCAGTATTCGCTGAAGAACGGTCCTCTGGATGCGCGCCTGTTGCTGATGGACATCCCGTCCGGGACGGACGAAGAGAAGGGCGAGGCGACGAGCAAGCCGTCTCGCAGCGAAGGCGCCCAGATGTTCGCCAATCGCCTGCTGAAGAATCGCAAGCGATTGAACAAGTGGCTGAAGCGATCCGGTGAAAGCTGCTATCGGCTTTATGACGCCGACATGCCCGAGTATGCGCTGGCCATCGATGTCTATGGGGATCGCGTGCATGTGCAGGAATATGCGCCGCCTCGTTCCGTGGATCCCGGCCAGGCGCAGAAGCGTCTGCATGAAGCGCTCGGCGTGATACCCGAGGTGCTCGGCGTGGAGCCTTCCCAGGTGGTGATCAAGCAACGCCAGCGTCAGAGCGGGCGGGCTCAGTACCAGAGGCAGGATACCAGTGGCGAGCGTTTCGAGGTCCGGGAGGGCCGGGCGCGGCTATGGGTCAATCTGCGCGACTATCTGGATACAGGACTCTTCCTCGACCATCGTCCCGTGCGTCGCCTGCTGGCCGAGCTGGCCGAGGGCAAGCGCTTTCTCAATCTGTTCTGCTACACGGCCGCCGCTACCGTGCAGGCCGCGCTCGGCCAGGACGAAGGGCGGGGTGCCAGCGACAGCGTCAGTGTCGATCTTTCCAACACCTACCTCGACTGGGCCCGGGAGAACTTCCGCCTGAACCGGCTGGATCCCTCGCGGCATCGCGTGGTGCGCGACGACTGCTTCCATTGGCTGGAGACTGCCGGCAGTGAGTTCGATGTGATCTTTCTCGATCCGCCGACCTTCTCCAACTCCAAGAAGATGACCGATACTCTCGACGTGCAACGCGATCACGGTCGGCTGGTGCGGCTGGCCATGGCGAGACTGGCACCCGGCGGCACCCTGGTGTTCTCCAACAACCAGCGGCGCTTCAAGCTGGATGCCGACCTGGCCGAGGCCTTCGTCGTGGAAGATATCTCGGCGAAGACCTTCGATCCTGACTTCAAGCGTCGCCCGGACTTGCACCATTGTTTCCTGATCCGACATCGTGACGGGGAAGAGGCGTAA
- the rmf gene encoding ribosome modulation factor, whose protein sequence is MKRQKRDRFQRAYVHGYKAGLSGRSRDDCPNQNINLREYWMSGWREGRGDQWSGMTGVSGIHKNPMVV, encoded by the coding sequence ATGAAACGACAGAAACGTGATCGCTTCCAGCGTGCCTATGTACATGGGTACAAGGCGGGTCTTTCAGGTCGTTCCCGTGACGACTGTCCGAATCAAAACATCAACCTGCGCGAATACTGGATGAGCGGTTGGCGTGAAGGTCGTGGGGATCAGTGGTCCGGCATGACGGGTGTTTCCGGTATCCACAAAAACCCCATGGTGGTCTGA
- a CDS encoding quinone-dependent dihydroorotate dehydrogenase: MYSLARSLLFRLDAEKAHGVALSALDMAQRLGLAAHLGKGGVEDPVTLMGLRFPNRVGLAAGLDKNADHLDALGALGFGFVEVGTVTPKPQDGNPRPRLFRLPEAGAIINRMGFNNAGVDHLVERVRRSRYTGVIGINIGKNLTTPVERAVDDYLYCLRKVHGHADYVAVNISSPNTPGLRNLQFGEHLDQLLGSLREEGLALDRATGRRVPLAVKIAPDMSEAEVALVAQSLEANGVDAAIATNTTVSRDAVEGLPGAEEQGGLSGRPVFEPSNTVIRALRRRLPDLPIIGVGGIDSGAAALEKQEAGADLVQLYSGFIYRGPALVGECVRALQARHMGGA; encoded by the coding sequence ATGTATTCGCTCGCCCGTTCGCTGCTGTTTCGCCTCGATGCCGAGAAGGCCCATGGCGTGGCGCTTTCGGCGCTGGACATGGCCCAGCGCCTCGGCCTGGCAGCCCATCTCGGCAAAGGCGGCGTGGAGGATCCCGTGACGCTGATGGGACTGCGCTTTCCCAATCGGGTCGGGCTGGCGGCGGGGCTCGACAAGAATGCGGATCACCTGGATGCCCTGGGGGCGCTGGGTTTCGGCTTCGTCGAAGTGGGCACCGTTACTCCGAAGCCCCAGGACGGCAATCCTCGGCCGCGGTTGTTTCGCTTGCCCGAGGCCGGGGCGATCATCAATCGCATGGGCTTCAACAACGCCGGCGTGGATCACCTGGTCGAGCGGGTGCGGCGCTCGCGTTACACTGGCGTCATCGGTATCAATATCGGCAAGAACCTGACGACGCCGGTGGAGCGGGCGGTGGACGATTATCTGTACTGCCTGCGCAAGGTGCACGGTCATGCCGACTATGTCGCGGTGAACATTTCCTCGCCGAACACGCCGGGCCTGCGCAATCTGCAGTTCGGTGAGCACCTCGACCAGTTGCTGGGCAGCCTGCGCGAGGAGGGTCTCGCGCTCGATCGTGCCACCGGCCGGCGGGTTCCCCTGGCGGTGAAGATCGCCCCGGACATGAGCGAAGCGGAAGTTGCCCTGGTGGCGCAGAGCCTGGAGGCCAATGGTGTCGACGCCGCGATCGCCACCAACACTACGGTGTCGCGGGATGCGGTGGAGGGACTGCCGGGAGCCGAGGAGCAGGGCGGGCTTTCCGGTCGTCCGGTGTTCGAGCCTTCCAATACGGTGATTCGAGCGCTGCGTCGCCGGTTGCCGGATTTGCCGATCATCGGCGTGGGCGGTATCGACAGCGGTGCGGCGGCTCTGGAAAAACAGGAGGCGGGTGCCGATCTGGTACAGCTCTATTCCGGTTTCATCTATCGCGGGCCGGCCCTGGTGGGCGAATGTGTGCGGGCGCTGCAGGCACGGCACATGGGAGGCGCGTAA
- the mgtE gene encoding magnesium transporter, giving the protein MTDTTETLENRLSRIHLALEQERLEWVDDVIADLEPAEVALLLESLPPNERFRLWERVPQEIDGEVLLHVHDEVRATLIEDMDHAEIVAATSGLDTTDLAELFEDLPPQVAEDMLRSMDELQRARLQETLAFEEDSAGRLMRTDTIAVRADVNLETVQRFLRWKESVPDNTDALMVIDREGRFMGTLPLARLVANEPDMAVVNLMDSDVDSIQVTMKSRDVATLFQTHDLVSAPVVDDRGMLLGRIVIDDIVDVIRENSEQALMNMAGLDEEEDLFAPVLPSAKRRAVWLGINLLTAFLAAGVIGLFENALEKIVALAVLMPIVASMGGIAGSQTLTLAIRGLALGQISRTNSQWLLRKEVGIAALNGLLWALVVASLAVLWFDSLAIGGIIASALVINMLAAGVAGIVIPLLLRRFGLDPALSGSVVLTTVTDVVGFMSFLGLATVFLL; this is encoded by the coding sequence ATGACCGATACGACCGAAACGCTGGAAAACCGCCTGTCGCGCATTCATCTGGCACTCGAGCAGGAACGACTGGAATGGGTCGATGATGTCATCGCCGACCTCGAGCCCGCCGAAGTCGCCCTGTTGCTGGAGTCTCTCCCGCCCAACGAGCGCTTCCGGCTATGGGAACGGGTGCCCCAGGAGATCGATGGGGAAGTCCTGCTGCATGTCCACGACGAGGTCCGCGCGACGCTGATCGAGGACATGGATCATGCCGAGATCGTCGCCGCCACGTCAGGGCTGGACACCACCGACCTGGCTGAACTGTTCGAGGATCTGCCCCCTCAGGTCGCCGAAGACATGCTGCGCTCCATGGACGAGCTGCAGCGAGCGCGCCTGCAGGAGACGCTGGCTTTCGAAGAGGACAGCGCCGGTCGCCTGATGCGCACCGACACCATCGCCGTGCGCGCAGACGTCAACCTGGAGACAGTACAACGCTTCCTGCGCTGGAAGGAGTCGGTGCCCGACAACACCGACGCCCTGATGGTGATCGACCGCGAGGGCCGTTTCATGGGCACGCTGCCGCTTGCCCGCCTGGTGGCCAACGAGCCGGACATGGCCGTGGTCAACCTGATGGACAGCGACGTGGACAGCATCCAGGTGACCATGAAGTCCCGCGATGTGGCCACACTCTTCCAGACCCACGACCTGGTCTCGGCGCCGGTGGTGGATGACCGGGGCATGCTGCTCGGTCGCATCGTCATCGACGACATCGTCGACGTGATTCGCGAGAACTCGGAGCAGGCCTTGATGAACATGGCCGGCCTCGACGAAGAAGAAGACCTCTTCGCCCCGGTGCTGCCCAGTGCCAAGCGCCGTGCCGTCTGGCTCGGCATCAACCTGCTGACGGCCTTCCTGGCCGCAGGGGTCATCGGCCTGTTCGAGAATGCCCTGGAGAAGATCGTGGCCCTGGCGGTCCTGATGCCCATCGTCGCCAGCATGGGTGGCATCGCCGGCAGCCAGACGCTGACCCTGGCCATACGCGGACTGGCACTCGGTCAGATCAGCCGTACCAACAGCCAATGGCTGTTGCGCAAGGAAGTCGGCATCGCCGCCTTGAACGGCCTGCTGTGGGCCCTGGTCGTGGCATCACTCGCTGTACTGTGGTTCGACAGTCTGGCCATCGGCGGCATCATCGCCTCGGCCCTGGTCATCAACATGCTGGCCGCCGGGGTGGCGGGCATCGTCATTCCGCTGCTGCTCCGCCGCTTCGGCCTCGACCCGGCCCTGTCCGGCTCGGTGGTGTTGACCACGGTCACCGATGTGGTCGGCTTCATGTCCTTTCTGGGACTGGCCACGGTATTTCTGCTGTAG